Part of the Serinus canaria isolate serCan28SL12 chromosome 1, serCan2020, whole genome shotgun sequence genome is shown below.
GGGCATTGTTgtgataatttttaatatatccaCAATACATGCAAACTGGGTATACAGAACCTGTGCAGCTGTtgatgttttcttcctctttcctgagGAGTCTTGTGCCTACTCTCTCCACTGATTCTGCCTTATCTTTGTCTTGTTCCCATTTTCTCTTACTCAAGGTGGGGTTGACCCAGGTGGACCCCAGAGATCCTTTTCAACCTCACCTGTTGTGTGGTTCTATGACTTGTTTGTCAGTCCTGTAACTTCTGCCTGGTCTCCTTCCACACAATATTATGGGAGCTGATGGAAAGGAGAAACATTAAATATCTTACAAGACAGAAAAGTGAAGGACTAGAGAGAACAGATATAAGTTAGTTGTTTGTAAGTAACAATAATTTAATGGCTATTTTTACTTGTCAGTAGCTGTAATGGCTATTTACATAGTTATATATGTACTCATATATGTGTCATATATAAAATAGCAAATTTCTTCAAATAATGGGGTGGAGAACTTACAGAGGCAAAGAGGAAAACCTATTTGCTGGGTAGATGAGAAAGGGGAGTACTGCAGTGTGAGGTTTGTtatgtgggtttgttttttgtatttGGTCTGAGTGAAGAGaggtgggaatttgggatcAAAGAAACTGTTCTCTGAGCTTTAAATCTTATTTACCTTTTTGAGGTAATAATCAAATATTTTAGAGGTCTCTAAAACTGTCATCTGGACTTCTGTTAAGTATTCTTCTCTTGACAGAATGCATTTAGAGCTCAAGGCAGGcgaaagcagagagaaatgctgcagctAATATTAAAGCTTGATTAGGTTCTGTCTTTTTATATTGTGTATggcttgcattttttcttttgttatttgtaCATTGAATGGAATCAGTTTAGCACAGCCCAGATGCCGAGCCAAGTTCTCCCTGTGTCGCAGCACTAAGGGGTGGGTGGTAGGGCAAATAGACAGTTACTCCTCTGAGTGCAGCTGgtctgaaatgcattttccttttctcctctaaCTCCTCTTACTGTAGAGGAGGATGgtcaggcactgggacagggtTCCCAGGGGAGTGGCCATGGtaccaagcctgacagagctcaaggagcATCTAGGTGACACTCCTAGtcatggttttgttttagtagttctgcaaggagcagggagttgGGCTCACCGATTCTTGGCATTCCTTCCAACTTGAgatattctataattctatcACCAATTATAACCTCCAGACCAGATGTAAATCCAAATGAAATATTGTGCAGATCTCTGCAAGATTCCTGAAGGCTTTTGCAGGCCTAGCAGTACCAGTGCTGATGCACAGTATCCTGTGGATCTACCTTAATGCAAGTCTGAAAAATACCTCTCCCTGACTCCATTATtatggggaaaagcaggagaggggagcTATAACTAAGGACACCTTTATTATGTTGTCTCTGTTCTGTGCACACTCCCTTTCTTCCATccattccttttctctgaatAAGATTAGTGGGTGGGCATCAGTgctagggttttttcctgaaacaaaaaCATGTGGCATGAGAGAAAGGGACAGCTCATTTGAGACAGAGGTGACTTGTTCAGCTGAGAACACTTCAGCTGAGCTGTCTCTGTGTCAGCTAATAGAGACCAGCTCATTTGACAAGCCAGCTGTCACAAGGCCAGTAGCAAAAGCAAGCTGAGCTCGACTGATGGTTTTTCTTTGTTAGAAggataaaaaacaaaatgggAAGGAAACTAGCAAATCTTAAGATTCAGGAAGCCTCCACCCATACACTCAACCTGAAGTCAGGAACCTCAGACTTCCTGAGCGTACAGTATGTTTTTCAAAACAGCCAGTGCATGTGTAACATGTTTCTGGCAAGGAATGCCCTCCTGcctcaatttttctttcaagtctggatatttttttcccctgtgaggTATCACCAAGGCTACCAGTCTgggcttttgtttcttttcagagcaGACCTAGGAAATCAGACTCTGAAAGGCAAGGGAGTAGATCTGTCTGTAGCTCCTAATTACCTTCCAGCCTCATTTGTTTAGACTGGATAGGAGGATGATGGTTGATTATGTTTCAGCAGTGCATGTTGGCATTATGAAAGCTAGACAGGCCGTGTCAAAACTATAAAGGCTTTTGCTCTGGATATTGTGGCCTGTATTGGAAAATTAGTAGTTTACAGGTAGCAAGGTCTATAttgcatttgtttctttaaccatcttactgaaatatttttcatctccATTAAGTTAcacatttaaacagaaaagctATTGAGACTGAATTCAGAGTGGTAATtcaaaaaatatgtttgtaaCAGGGTCAGAGTCCCCTTTTTTAGGGGTGATCTgctcagaaatgtttaaaatgagGGTAGTAATAAAGAATGTAATTGATAAAGTAGATATTCCCATATTAGATGGGCAAAGTAACAAACAGCATGGGAATCCCCAGCATCTGAAGTTTGACCTAAAAGCCACTGAAGTATAAGAAcattactgttttctttttccccactgtGTTAGTGTAAATCTGGAGAAGCATCACTTTGAGAAGTAGATCTGGCCATTGCTGACTGTACAAGTTCTTTTGAAGGAGGAACATGAATTTCAAGGAGCCTGAATGTATACCAACACAATACTGAAATctctaattttcctttttgtctttatttttttttcttccctctagAGGCTATTCTTAGTTGCAAACACAAATTTTCGAAAGGGATGAGTTTAAGAATAGAGTGGAAGAAAATCCAATCTCAAGGAGTCTCATTTGTCTACTACAACAGTGAATTTACAGGTACAGTGCTGCAAATGGACGGTTTAACATGTCATTCTCTAGCATAGCTACTGACTCTTTCTTGGGGAACACCACCAAGAATAAGACTGAACAAGAAAGCTCTTGGCTGTTCAAATAGAAGAGCTGTCATTTTGAGAAAGAGAATTGTtctctggggggggggggaaggcattttttaataaaatcatcaATTATTAGTTACCTTTTAATTAAgttaaatagaataaaattaaagacTAAGATATGGTACTGCAGATTTCTTGGGATTTTTCAACATGCGGATGTAAACGCCCCTGAACTACTGCAGGCTCTGCACTCCTATCCTAAAAAGATGTTTCTGAAGCCTCCTGTAAAGCAGGAGGCTTAGATATGAataatgcagcattttttatatacataaaatataaactCAGCTgtatattataaattatttgtaTTCTTTTCAGAAGTAGACTTTCTCATTGTATGTTTTAAAAGGGAGTTACTTAAGCTCTGTGTGTTGGAGAACATATGGGTCTCTCTTACACTGTACACAATAAACAAAGgctgagaagtaaaataaaagcacagagaTTTTTGTTAGTTTGTAGAGCTTGCAGATGTGTTGACCTTGATgaacttgtttttttcctgcatataTCTAATTTAGAGAAACACGGGAACTCATGcttctgtgtgtgtatgtaacTTTCATAATAAGCTGTAGAATTAAAAAACTTCTTTGTTGTTAGAAGGCAGTATTTTTGCTAAATCCATCAAGTTTTTCTTGCCAAGTTAAAATGTCAAATATTCTGCTGTGGTCACACAACTTTTTCTTTAAGGTAATTAAGTTAGTGATTGCCATGTGAGTAGTGGAAAGGGGTGTCTTTCAGTCACCTCACTACTGCTGTACATATTTTCTTGAAACAcctgcagaaaaatgcattcCATCTTCCAAATGAATAATGTATGGAGGTATTTTGAATTGAGGGTGGTTTTTTGGACTAAATGGAAGGTTCATACTGTATTGAGAAGGGGATTACATATTGCTCTTTGCTGATAGGTAGCTAACACTGAACAAATGAGCCATAGTTTCTTGTATAATATGACATAAAATATCAATAAATTGTACATGATTTCAGAATAAGCCAATGAGCCATAGGTATTTGCTTCAGagtgaaagaggggaaatttatGTTAGATATGCAGAGGAAATATACAAAGGAAGTTCTTCCCTGCGAGGATGgtgaagcactggcacaggctggccagagaaactgtggctgcccctgcctggaagtgctccagaccaggttggatggggctgggaacaacctggtctagtggaaggtgtccctgcccacagcagtgggaatggaacaagatgatcttcaaggtcccttccactccaaaccactctgtgattctatgattctctaAGCAAAGAGCAGAAACCTCTCTGTCTGTTCTCCCTGAAGGTGATCTTCGAGGCCGAGCAGAGATGCTGAATACAGGAATCCGAATTAGGAATGTGACCAGAAGGGATTCTGGGACTTACCGCTGTGAAATCAGTGCCAAGAGTGAAGAGGGGCAACGCCTGGGAGAGGCTACTATTACTCTCACAGTATTGGGTACAAACTTTATTACTTaggctttttaaagaaactggATGATGGCATGTTGGGATGTTGAAGGTAGGGTTGTCCACACAGGGTGTGGCTGCTGGGTTTTTGGGTCTTCTTCAGGCTGGTTTTATAGACACACTTGCACATGAACATTCTACAACATCACAAAACAGCTTGGCAAAAGTCACACTTGCATTAGAAAGGGACATAACTAGGGTTTTATGAAATCAAAGTGAGTTTCAGTTCTCTAAACTGAAATCGCTCAGTGACTGAGAATCTGGATAAGATGATCATGGTGTTTGGCACTGGAAAGTCAGCATCTGTCAACACTTATCAAATATTCATAAGCAGAAGTTTGTTCCAAGATGCTACAGTCTCCTCCTGGTTTTAAAAGGAGAGAGTTTTTGTGCAGTGACAGCCAGAGAGCTGGCAATCAGTGGACTTTATTTACAGGAGAGATGGTCGTGCCTGCTGGGGAGCAGTTGTTCTTTGTGggtctttgttttctttcccagttaAGGAATTGATGGAAAAGAATATTGAGCACATTTTTCTCACGTTGGGTTTGGTATTTGTTGCACTGAATGAGTGGTAGAGGCcaatagttttccttttttacctgtacaggaacaaaagaaaatacttgcTTTTGTAGATTCTACATTTGTCCCATTAAAACTAATAATTGGTCATTAAAAATTATACATAAAGTTTCTATGTTCTTCATAAAAGATGATAAACACATGAACTTCTGATTGGCATCAACAATGAAGTAACCACACTTTCTTCTACTCTCACAACAGCTTTCCTGTTTTAAATGTGGCTTCTTAATTTAAAGTTGAAGTCTTCGAGGTCAAAGGAGAAAGGGTGGGGAGGCAGCATGTGTTGCTTACAAACCTTTTTGAAAGTTAATGTGAATTAGCAtttcatttggttttctttatttctgctttttatcttAAAATCAACCAAGAAAAAACAATCAATACTAGTTAAGGTATCAGTTGTTCTTTTAATGTTCCATGGATGCCTTTTcaccattatttttcttctatataATGTTaagtaccaaaaaaaaaaattaagtttcttttctgttcacattttaaaaatcaaaaaaagatATGTTCATCTTCATAGTAGAAGGAACAAACAGTTCTCCTGCATGTGAGTGGGGGaatgttcatttttaatttaaactggAATGCAGTAACCAATTGAATTTGGTCCTCAGACTGGGGTTTATAAAGTGCCTATGATGACTGCTGATGTCTCGGTGAATCTTTCTGACATTCACTTCTCAAAAATTTACTCCTTTTAATACAAAaactctttttcctcttcctcacttcTGTTTCTTAGTACTAGGGTAGGGAAGGGGCCAATTGCTGGACTACAGATTCAAAGTTATCCCATCTCTTGCATATAAGAAACAAAGTGAAACAAACTCTCTGGGGTTGGATGAAAGTGAACAGATTGGAGAGAGGATGACACAGCATATGGTGGGGGGAGGCTGGCAGTAAGCACCACTTTCATTTTTAGCAACTCATAAATTTTACTGTGCTCTCAGTAGCAGGGTTgtgccttccagcccttctcctACACTTCATTTCATTGATGTAGTAATTATCAAGTGCTCACTTCCTCACAATGACTGTCAGCCTGCTGTCATGTTGTCATGATCCCATTAGCAAAGTTCTTAGAAATGCCCCTGCCCAAATCAAGGTGCAAACAAGACCAAATGCCAGTGACAATAGTATGGGGTTTATTTAATAGTAAATATatgagagaagaagagagagagaaataagaaatagCTGTGAGAGACAGAGAATAACAGGGACAGAATAAGGAAAATCCCAATGATGTTTCACTGATCCTCTCCAGCTGGTGTTCTTGGTggtgaagaagaaaagcatAGAATCTGATGGATTAATATACACTCAGTCTGGGTAGGAAAACCCAGGTACCTCCCttggggggcagggggagtTTGCCATTGTCCCTTATAACAGACTGGGTTCGTTGCATCGCATGCAGTCCTGTGGTGCAAGGCTTCAGGAATGACTCTGGGGAGCACTTTAGGGGGTCTTTGATGGATTAAGGCAccccctcagctgcctctcacatCAATGTCCCATGGATGTGGCCTTCCCAAGGTTGTGTAAGGGAAGATGGGttccctgccccagagcagaggttACAACACACCAAAACTTTCTCCCCCCACCTTGGCTGGGGGGGATCTGTGCAAACCTGCTCCCAACAAATGGTCTACTGTGACAGCTATAGCTGTCCTATAGCTGCACAGATAATTAGGCCACAACAGATACCAACTCGACCAGCCTAGCTCATTAGAGAATAAGCAGAAAACAAGTCCCCAGGTTTTAAGTTGATAGGCTGAATTCAAGTTCAAACAAAGGGACCCCAGCCAGTCCCTTTGAACCAGGAATGCACCTGTATCACTGGCCAGTGAGCTGGGCAGAGTTAAGACCTGTGACCAATAATATCTGTAAGCATGGGAAATTCAAAGCCCACACAAAGAGGGTACACATCAATAAACTCTGGCTGTTGCTGCATGAACCTTGCTGTGTATATGTCACATTCCTGTCCCCACCATCAGTGACAGGCTACAGCCTCCCTCACCCCAAAGCAAGCCCAAGATGATTCTTAGCACAGCTGCTAGGTTTGGCTTacattcttttccttgtttacTTGCTTGTTTCAGGTGATTGAAGAACGAGTTTTCACTTTATTTAATCTCAGCACTTTGACTTTCAGTCCAAAGTCCCAGTCAGGTATCTTCAGAGAGGCTTCTTTAGTTGTAGCTTCTTTATACAGTTTTTGTTATAATGGGCAAAACTTTGTATCAGTGTTTGAGGCATGAACTATTTCAGACTCTGACAGATGTGGACAGTATAAGTACATGTGTAACAAGTTCAATTTCGCTGTCCAGTTGCTCCGACTACTCCAGTGTGTGAGGTACCCAGCTCCGCAATGACAGGAACAGTCGTGCAGATGAGTTGTAAGGAAACTGAGGGCTCCCCTCCATCGGAGTACCAGTGGTACAAGAATGGTGTTGCCTTGCTGGAGAAGACAGGAACAGGCAGTGCTAGAGCAGCAAACATAACTTACACCATGAATAAAAAGTCTGGCACTCTGGTAAGTGTAATAACCAACTCTGTCATAGACAGCTATCAAGGAGACCAAATTTACTGTTCAGTAAAATGACACACAGGGGTCTAAATCCGAAAATTCACATGGTCTTTGTTGGAGGTCAATGTCATGCTGAAATGTGCTGAGGAATGTAGAAGGTGGTTTGTGCCTCAAACCAGTGACAGGCCATAGACATTTAATGATACACACAAACTGGGGGAGGTGCAAGGCTGCAGTAGTGATAACTGAGTCTAGAAATACATGACAAATTTTGCCTTGTCAGTTGGTAAACTAGTGCCAGGTAACAATGAGGTTTTGGTATGGCAACAGAGATATATTTGACAGAACCTTGAATTTGGAATAGTAGCTTCATACACTTCAAGGGGAGTGCATCACTCAGGGCAGTACAGAATCTCTGCAATCCAGTGCCATTTACAAATTCCCATTCAGCACCTGTGAAGTCAGGGGGAATGAGCTGGGACTGTAAGCAAGCTTAGTTCTTCATTTTAGTTGTagtttgttttgtggtttgtggTGTTGGGTTCTATTTTCCTTCAGAGCTGGCTGTCTCTCTCATTCTTCCCCCATTAGCTGATCCTTCAAAAGAACTTGATGCTACTTAAGGAGCTGAGATTTTGCAGAAGTAAAGAGCTGTTCTAAGAACAGTACTCTTGTGCAAAATCAAACATGGAAACAGAAGTATGACTAAGCATTCAGATGTTCTGAAAACAATCACGGAAATCAGGCAGACTAGTCAAACTTCCAAATCACTTCTGAAAATATCAAAGTATGGcatacattaaaaagaaacagttaaCAAGTCTAATAATTGGGAAATTAGAAATACTGGAACTGACGAGGTCAGTTTCTATCTATCTCCATGTTACAGATCAAGTGAGAGCTTTAGAAAAGCCCTGCCTTAGGCTTAGACTTTTTGCAACAGCTCTACTTAGGTGACCTGCACCTAAATCACTCTGGCTCACAAGTTCTTAAGAGTGGACAATTTGTTCTATTATAAAACAAAGGTATAGGGACAgaattttatcatttatttctttcttaaatatCCCACCATAGCTTAGGTTAGacaatattaaaattaaaacaatgtcCTTGTTCaggaaaaactgttttcctgtGAAACAAATGGGATTCCTTGTGAtagaaaactgcaaaattttGTAGTTTTAATTCAATAAGTAACTCATTATAGAGTTTTGTACTCTATAATGAGTTACTTATTGAATTAAAAGAAAGTAACAGACAAGAGGCCTTAAACAGTTATTTATTACAcagtgtaaaataaaataactactTGTGGATTATATAAAAGTGCATGACATTAAGGAACCTATATTACAGCTAGCAAGGAAACAGTATAGGTTAGGAGTCAGTGTAACTCACCACCGAATTGCTGATAGCATACACATTGTCCTTACACTCAGCCCCCAGGAGAGGAACCACAAAGTGGGGTCCTGACTTTGGGGGGGAGACCCCACACATTTCCAGAGAATGTGCagaacatttctgctttgtgaaaATATGGTGTAGCTTTTATAATTTGTAAAGTGAAGTGTATGTCAGTCAGAAATTCCAGCTTGTCTTTCCATATCTGCTTCCACAGCAAGATGTTTACTGTCAGCTGGAAGCATCAATCCCATGGCAATGAAATGATTCACTGCAAGATAAACTATCCTGATTGAGTTACTTCACCAAGGCTCGTGTGAGGCTCATGTGAGAGCATGATGCTCTGAGTTATTGCATCAACTAACAAGCAACAGATAAGCTCTTCTCTGGTGAGGGAAGATGTCCTGCCACAgtctcattttcatttcattttcatttttacagcaGTAGTACTTGATAAATAGTATGGTTTAGCATTTCTCTGCTGGAAGAAGACAAAGTGCATTTTTGGAGGGTCAAGAACCACCCAAACAATTCCTTActtctgaaaaatttcagtTGACAATGCATCGTAAGTAGTATGTGTCATGTTTTTTGAAGGATCAGTTAATGGGGTTGTTGTTTTGATAAAATGAAGAAACTGTTTGATTTCAGGTATTCTGAAATTAGAGCATATCTAAAAAAGTGGATATTATTGGAAAGTTCTGGtccactgaaaattaatttccttgtaGATATACTCCACTGAGTTAAATGTCCATCTAAAGGAACCTCTTAAGCAATAAGCAGAAGTTGAAGAACCAGGGAATGTAACCAGGGAGCTGTTACAAGGTTGAAATCGACCAGAATTTCTTgccttcaggtttttttgggtttcatttgtttaaaacaaacaaatctacATTGACATGTGAAAATTTCTATCCTACaggatttttccccctgttcTGACAATGGTTTTGGACTCTTTCTTAACAGCTGTTTAATACAGTAACAAAGAATGACACTGGAGAGTATTTCTGTGAAGCCTCCAATGGGATTGGATTATCTCAGAAATGCTCAGTGAAGCGAATGCAAGTTGGTatgtgtgaaagaaaataatggtgGAAAACAGTCTTGCAGTAGGATTTATGTCATTACATGGTACAACTAAGAATGTAAGAACAGattgaattaaatatttttatttgattgtgGCTTTTGGGAGGAGGGGAAATAATAAGTTCCTTATCACCATAATTAGGGTTTAGATTGCTAAACACTGAATTCACAGAAAATCATCAGCCATA
Proteins encoded:
- the JAM2 gene encoding junctional adhesion molecule B — its product is MASRSLRLLLLLCVGLLSYPDVSGISIETDNKNVKAEEFKEAILSCKHKFSKGMSLRIEWKKIQSQGVSFVYYNSEFTGDLRGRAEMLNTGIRIRNVTRRDSGTYRCEISAKSEEGQRLGEATITLTVLVAPTTPVCEVPSSAMTGTVVQMSCKETEGSPPSEYQWYKNGVALLEKTGTGSARAANITYTMNKKSGTLLFNTVTKNDTGEYFCEASNGIGLSQKCSVKRMQVDDLNLSGIIVAVVIVALVMVLCGLGVFYAQKKGYFAKESSSQKKTNYQSTSEKDFKHTKSFVI